The genomic stretch TTATGTTTGTAGTCATCATACATTATTTATCATACTCATAGTCGTAGACGTGTCAAACGAGTGGGGCATGTCAGGTTAAATACGTCAGATGcgatttataaaaaaaattataatgtcttttattttatcattttctCGGCTGACAACCTTACTTTTTAAAATtaatcatatttaataataataataataataatatgattatatttattatttataatacttaTGTTAAGACATTTATGGAAATAAAGTCCCAGGTTCGAATCCTTGTTATCGATTATTAATTGGTGTattaaattattaaattaaatgaatcttatttacGTTGCAACTTGATCACAATGATACAAAGAATTTGTTCAAACTTGGATAATCAATTTATCAAATTAGTCATACATTAATTGATTAACTTAATCTTAGATAAAATCGGAGTACAACATTAAAGTTAAAATTTCTCATAATTAATTTGATCGATATTAAATTATACTTGTACTTCATAGGATGTTCTCATCATATAATGGAGTTGTAGTGGCTTCCTCCGATTCAATATTCCAAATTTCATCTGGATTTTAAATAGTTCGAATTATAATTTATCAtatattcttatttaagacggtaATATCGGTCTTAAATTTAAACGGGCTAGACTCTTAACATGATAATTGAGACAAAAAAAATGATGCTTAGCAACTAATAGGAAGAAATATAATAGTTGAACCTCAATCAAAactttaaggtgatggttgagatcCAACTATTATATTTCTCCGAACTACTAAAAGGTTGTCGTATATTAGTCGTAACTCGGAAGTGATACTCCGTAGTACTACCTCCGCtccagtgatatgtttacacttgttttatttcttcctcacaaaataaagtaaatgtaaacatATCACCGGGACAGAGAGAGTATATTTGAGTCACTTTCCTTTTAAAACGGATATGGCCCGTTCTAGATGAGAATTCCGATAGATTAGTACTTCGTATATAAGACAGAAACAAGTAGGTGCGGCTCCTGGCTTTCACATGACCTTTGTCGATGGTTAGATCTCATTCGGAGTAGTAACTGATAACGGTCCTaataaattaatctaatcaagataacacaaaatctcattgaagacgggcgatatccgtcagaagcttgtgacggataccgtttcctctcacaaaatacccattgagaggtgagtgggaagcatatggaggatgccccaccttgtcccctctccctttttgtgagaggtcacaagcttgtgaggggattagcccgtcacaagcaaaacGCTTTGTCAAGATAATACAGAGTATAGTAAGTGTTATTTAAAATGAgattatccgttttaaatttgAGTAGGTGCAAAAGAATACTCGtataattaagcaacaaggatgATTGACTGATTTTTTAAAAGAGAACTGAGTGAGTTGGACTCACAGTCTACGCGTAGACGACTGTTGGCGACAAGATAGTCAAAGTATCACTGTACCTAATAAATCTGATCCTTCCACGTTCAATTGCAGACAATTCGAGCTGGTAAATAATTCGACGGTAATATTCGTCACAGGCAAAATCTGATCGGTTATGGATCGAAATAGTGtgaacaataggtcttggtatagacgggtgtggcgaacagacgggtaaagacctctaataaaatgggtagggggacaaggtggggcacccccatgtgcttcccactttatggtaaatgggtattttgtgaggggaaatggtatccgtctatcaGCATGCTTATCTTTCCTCCAAGTTAGGCCTTGTCACGTCTCCTCCAAGTCCAACTTGAAGGGGGGCTATTGGGAGAGTCAGACGCACATTAGCATCACCATCTTCAGATTACATCACACTGATCTATCATCAAGCTACTCTACCTGGTACTAGTCGAAGCCTCTAGGAGTTTGTTACAAGCTGACTCACTGTACAGTCAGCATAACAGAATTCTGTTATTATAACATAATTCAGTCAACTCAGTCAACCAAAATATCTAGATTGTTCTTAGTAGTTCAGAGTGTAgatgtttagtataaatacttGTAGTTGTACAGATGTAAGTTATCAGTTTTTCATTAATACAATTCACAATTATATACTCTTCTTCTTCAATCAATTTTACTCATCATTTTCTGTCAAGCTTGAGAGTTTGTTGAGAGTTCATCCATGGCTTCCATGATATGCACattttatcatggtatcagagctacAAGGGAGTAATCCTGCGTAGTTTCTGTATATCCGTTTACACGTTTCCGCAATAATATTCACAAATTAAGTCACATTTCAATTTTAATCATTCTTTTCTTCAATCTTTCTTCATAATCACAAAAACGTACTTTTTCTTTCATATTCTTCAAAATCAAGCTTTTTTCTTTCAAACAATGGCGATTTCAGATGACATTCCTACTTCTGCTACTTCTGGCGTCAGCACTGGTGTGATCGGTATGCAGGATCCTTTATATCTTGCACCTGGCGATATTTCTGGTCTACATCTTGTTTCAGCACCGTTTGATGGCAAACATTATGTGAAATGGTCACGCGCTGTCAAAATGGCGTTGATTTCAAAAAATAAGCTTGGATTTATTAATGGAAATTATCCTAAGCCAGATGAAACTGCAGCTACTTATCAGGATTGGATACGAGTGGATTATAATGTTCTGTGTTGGATACTACATTCTTTGATTCCTGAGATTTCTGATAGCTTGATGTATGTCACTACATCTAAGCAATTATGGGAG from Silene latifolia isolate original U9 population chromosome 2, ASM4854445v1, whole genome shotgun sequence encodes the following:
- the LOC141627626 gene encoding uncharacterized protein LOC141627626, producing the protein MAISDDIPTSATSGVSTGVIGMQDPLYLAPGDISGLHLVSAPFDGKHYVKWSRAVKMALISKNKLGFINGNYPKPDETAATYQDWIRVDYNVLCWILHSLIPEISDSLMYVTTSKQLWEEIKERYCQANAPFLYQLRKDVMQTIQSDNQSVADYFGRLKSVWEDLHSLDGIPECECGALSKCSCTLLKKMLERDNRHKLIDFLMGLDKEI